The Rhizoctonia solani chromosome 14, complete sequence genome has a segment encoding these proteins:
- a CDS encoding aromatic di-alanine and TPR containing protein — protein sequence MLLQPPSSTGLTVTATSSPSYTPRADPNFWYTMVLCGVTVFTGLLVVLCQFKLIIFMVPGRKVGVQYQSAGSEVNLNPIVPGRFLFPFPVYHIWTIMELERQAGLEAPTYELDVTAFYRSANRPALPTPALPTPALPTPALPPLLPHACVTRAPRSAQLPARSIPTFFHCFQPQNIQTQRATDMEGLDYNPDEGKSGSEQALEHSEEAGEKHKAIEASTDTPLNYKELAELASSHRREFQRYGKLDNIEKAIEYDDQALSLIPYDDSAIAGQLAKLGVDYSERFKRTGDMNDLAKSMEYKSRAVELTPNNHPHLPQQLANLGVDYNDRFQRTGDMNDLAKSMEYFSCAVELTPDNHPHLPQRLAILGVGYSDRFKRTGDMNDLAKSIEYFSCAVELTPDSHPHLPQQLANLGVDYNDRFQRTGDMNDLAKSMEYSSRAVELTPDNHPHLPQRLAILGVGYSDRFKRTGDMNDLAKSIEYFSCAVELTPDSHPHLPQQLANLGVDYNDRFKRTGDMNNLAKSMEYKSRAVELTPDNHPHLPQRFASLGSIEYFSRAVELTPNNHPHLPQRLASLGVDYSDRFKHTGDMNDLAKSMEYSSRAVKLTPDDHPHLPQRLAILGVDYSDRFKRTGDMSDLAKSMEYKSRAVELTPDNHPHLPQRLASLGVGYSDRFQRTGDMNDLAKSMEYKSRAVALTSDDHPDLSRHHFSLSLSYFTHYDHTSYKPSLSSAMLSLRTAAQLLAGPPQNRFMYALEWAQRAAKHNPDDCMEAYRTAVNLLPQFIWLGAPTDQQYQDLLMAEDLAVNAASTAILSSAFDVALEWLEHARCVVWSQSLALRSPLDRLHKSHPDIATQLHTISNALHQTDTESSASRKLTPELKTSIDRHDLAISYNRLLTQIRTLDGFEDFLLPMRSVRLIDAARSGPVIVINCSERCCDALVIIPGQVTISHVHLPNFTKKKAQEARDKMEASLWNKNLRERGVRLIPVPGYKDGFASVLLDLWTDIVKPVLDFLGYMESVPESGSDLPHVTWCPTGVLSFLPLHAAGDYGQPGCRQRPRVLAIGQANTPKHTLPGTTTELELIKAHTQSKGEYSQLIDSQATTAAVLDAMDEHDWVHLACHAHQNVINATKSGFFLHDGTLDLLRSTDGDHKLPDEAIHLASGMLMAGYPSQTEYMGADEGRKGGEWRGGSALHSAVAALREKVGEEEFGDGHAISYWIVG from the exons ATGCTTctccaaccaccctcttccACTGGTCTTACTGTAACTGCCACATCATCCCCTTCCTACACTCCCAGAGCTGACCCAAACTTCTGGTACACCATGGTATTGTGTGGAGTCACTGTGTTTACTGGGCTACTAGTTGTACTTTGCCAATTCAAGCTCATCATTTTTATGGTCCCTGGTAGGAAGGTGGGGGTGCAGTACCAGAGCGCTGGTAGTGAGGTGAACCTGAATCCTATTGTACCTGGGCGGTTCCTTTTCCCATTCCCAGT GTACCATATCTGGACAATCATGGAACTTGAGCGTCAAGCAGGATTAGAAGCACCTACTTATGAACTAGATGTAACTGCTTTTTATAGGAGTGCCAACCGCCCTGCACTTCCTACCCCCGCTCTTCCTACCCCCGCTCTTCCTACCCCCGCTCTTCCACCCCTTCTTCCACATGCCTGTGTTACTAGAGCCCCTAGAAGTGCCCAACTTCCTGCTAGATCAATCCCAACATTCTTCCACTGCTTCCAACCTCAAAACATCCAGACCCAGAGAGCTACAGATATGGAAGGCCTAGACTACAACCCAGATGAA GGCAAGAGCGGATCAGAGCAAGCTTTGGAGCATAGCGAAGAAGCCGGAGAGAAACACAAAGCGATAGAAGCTAGCACGGATACACCTCTGA ATTACAAGGAGCTAGCCGAGTTAGCATCTTCTCATCGTAGGGAGTTTCAGCGCTACGGAAAGCTAGACAACATTGAGAAGGCTATAGAATATGACGACCAGGCTCTATCATTGATTCCTTACGATGATTCTGCCATAGCAGGTCAACTTGCTAAGCTTGGGGTAGACTACAGTGAACGATTCAAGCGCACGGGTGACATGAACGACCTCGCAAAGTCAATGGAGTACAAGTCTCGTGCGGTTGAGCTGACCCCCAACAATCACCCACACCTACCGCAACAGCTTGCTAATCTAGGAGTGGACTACAATGATCGATTCCAGCGCACGGGCGACATGAACGACCTCGCAAAGTCAATGGAGTACTTCTCTTGTGCGGTCGAGCTGACCCCTGACAATCACCCACACCTACCGCAACGGCTTGCTATTCTAGGAGTGGGCTACAGTGATCGATTCAAGCGCACGGGCGACATGAACGACCTCGCAAAGTCAATTGAGTACTTCTCTTGTGCGGTCGAGCTGACCCCCGACAGTCACCCGCACCTACCGCAACAGCTTGCTAATCTAGGAGTGGACTACAATGATCGATTCCAGCGCACGGGTGACATGAACGACCTCGCAAAGTCAATGGAGTACTCGTCTCGTGCGGTTGAGCTGACCCCCGACAATCACCCACACCTACCGCAACGGCTTGCTATTCTAGGAGTGGGCTACAGTGATCGATTCAAGCGCACGGGCGACATGAACGACCTCGCAAAGTCAATTGAGTACTTCTCTTGTGCGGTCGAGCTGACCCCCGACAGTCACCCGCACCTACCGCAACAGCTTGCTAATCTAGGAGTGGACTACAATGATCGATTCAAGCGCACAGGCGAcatgaacaaccttgcaAAGTCAATGGAGTACAAATCTCGTGCGGTCGAGCTGACCCCCGACAATCACCCACACCTACCGCAACGGTTTGCTAGTCTAGGA TCAATTGAGTACTTCTCTCGTGCGGTCGAGCTGACCCCCAACAATCACCCACACCTACCGCAACGGCTTGCTAGTCTAGGAGTGGACTACAGTGATCGATTCAAGCACACGGGCGATATGAACGACCTTGCAAAGTCAATGGAGTACTCGTCTCGTGCGGTCAAGCTGACCCCCGACGATCACCCACACCTACCGCAACGGCTTGCTATTCTAGGAGTGGACTACAGTGATCGATTCAAGCGCACGGGCGACATGAGCGACCTTGCAAAGTCAATGGAGTACAAGTCTCGTGCGGTTGAGCTGACCCCCGACAATCACCCACACCTACCGCAACGGCTTGCTAGTCTAGGAGTGGGCTACAGTGATCGATTCCAGCGCACGGGCGACATGAACGACCTCGCAAAGTCAATGGAGTACAAGTCTCGTGCGGTCGCACTGACCTCAGATGACCACCCAGATCTGTCTCGACACCACTTCAGCTTATCACTCTCTTATTTTACCCATTATGACCATACTAGCTATAAACCCTCCTTATCCAGCGCCATGCTTTCTCTTCGCACAGCTGCCCAGCTATTAGCTGGACCGCCACAAAACAGGTTCATGTATGCGCTTGAATGGGCACAGCGCGCTGCAAAACATAACCCCGATGATTGCATGGAAGCATATAGAACTGCAGTCAATCTTCTGCCCCAGTTCATATGGCTGGGTGCACCTACAGACCAGCAGTACCAGGACCTACTGATGGCCGAGGATCTAGCTGTCAACGCAGCATCGACTGCGATCCTCTCCTCCGCATTCGATGTCGCTCTTGAGTGGCTAGAGCATGCACGGTGTGTGGTCTGGAGCCAGAGCCTTGCGCTTCGCTCGCCTCTTGACCGCCTTCACAAATCCCACCCGGACATAGCTACTCAGCTTCACACGATATCAAACGCCTTGCATCAGACTGATACTGAGTCTTCCGCATCTCGTAAGCTCACGCCCGAGCTCAAGACATCGATTGACCGGCACGACTTAGCTATAAGCTATAATCGCTTATTGACTCAGATCCGCACTTTGGACGGGTTCGAGGACTTTCTTCTGCCCATGAGGTCGGTTCGGCTCATTGATGCTGCCCGGAGCGGGCCCGTGATTGTGATCAACTGCAGCGAACGCTGCTGTGACGCACTTGTCATCATTCCCGGCCAAGTTACTATCAGCCACGTCCATCTTCCTAACTTCACAAAGAAGAAGGCTCAAGAAGCTCGTGACAAGATGGAAGCGTCACTTTGGAACAAGAACCTTCGCGAGCGTGGGGTCAGACTCATACCAGTGCCAGGATACAAAGATGGGTTTGCCAGCGTGCTACTTGATCTCTGGACCGACATCGTCAAGCCAGTGTTGGACTTTCTTGGGTATATG GAAAGCGTGCCAGAGAGCGGCTCGGACTTGCCACATGTCACCTGGTGTCCCACCGGCGTACTATCCTTCTTGCCACTGCATGCTGCTGGTGACTATGGTCAGCCTGGATGCAGA CAGCGCCCTCGAGTGCTGGCAATCGGTCAAGCAAACACACCCAAGCACACCCTACCTGGCACGACTACCGAGCTCGAGCTCATCAAAGCGCATACACAAAGCAAGGGCGAGTACTCGCAGCTCATAGATAGCCAGGCGACGACAGCCGCCGTGCTCGATGCTATGGATGAGCATGACTGGGTGCATCTTGCCTGCCATGCTCATCAGAACGTCATAAACGCTACCAAGAGCGGGTTCTTCCTACACGACGGCACACTCGATCTGCTGCGATCAACCGACG GCGACCATAAGCTGCCGGACGAAGCGATACACCTTGCGTCGGGCATGCTGATGGCTGGGTATCCGAGC CAGACAGAGTATATGGGAGCTGATGAAGGAAGGAAAGGTGGGGAATGGAGAGGCGGGTCGGCGCTGCACAGTGCTGTCGCTGCGCTGCGTGAGAAGGTGGGAGAGGAGGAGTTTGGCGATGGGCATGCTATATCATATTGGATCGTAGGATGA
- a CDS encoding Helitron helicase-like domain at N-terminus gives MPTSLIDHFWNELTTKEIIDIISNCPDVHRPTVHFSACVLRDKRSILNKLLPLNPYWTEVLHAKIAEKHHAHRLARDKSRTQRIDRQRVSRQVARSGSDLGDFLDLPSPEESLQCYRSFYDATSNNALCKTICGICARWLNTQRYGFQKIKLANIQAPERLCPNTKHPSQELTGPLGCLLERQGCTWDKEEMDWVIDMCSDCFKDLEKPSPLPPKYSLANDLWIGPTPWVLQQLTIAEQLLIAHVYPRVFVVKLFPTGTTANGLPNDQIQRGMRGNITSFELNGQDISSMIEGNIMPRPTSILASVLSVTIIGVKKVPSPAALYIFRVCRQIIRTALLWLRQHNPTYYSHIHLDEVRISNLPVDDIPLEILVNIHHEEDPSIIHAESDGYVPTGDENSVLEQTDFVPSAEVYEDTVNDPDVVPLQYLGVHDNDLTKVPANELVTWGLQNICNSVNDREGAYAVRYGRPVNTFGQPRRGEIEQSTARDNYWERAFPLLYPYGLGGIERSRPVKLSFMDHVRWSLTYHDRRFRLHNSFIFVAFGIHQRREALGSVRLVMKRADFEATAGVLSTITPNDLNRAGAEERLGQPISNPSIRLLKRKMNEVSKRIPGSDASRLKLRSQIWSTSLYLNPPTLWITLNPDDLHDPIAQVLAGEEIDLDAFIKTAGPDRAQRARNIAKDPFAAGEFFNTLISATLEHLFGIKVQPSRTYSIMGVLGRVKAYFGTVECQGRGTLHLHMLLWLHKAPPPRHLKQMLDTKEFREKLVGYLRVNVRSYLPELGTSALLKAIPTNPEVGYSRPPHPDSPPKALQAQTRNLELEVVRTKQMHGCLYRKCLRFDKYANLVCKRRAPWDLSETDEVDSNEQEVPAPLAVTFLMGWGDSYRSHQYAPIFWSSFVSFIAQIYPGLGDRSISVRAEEQLQEDRLARDNNGGQNLGSLEFAGNTDISASNEQSSGHAEQESVLLVFNTNGQLRPRSQIDDYIYRAQEASHYNVLDYFVGTYETEKQSKKKTAYNLENEGDLIEPQIQEYLPGLPRKVGRPLHNRLEYLPGHPRGEHWVRVVRPQEHNTLPNMIGPYFPRRADADQSDRHAAWCLTLLKPWRSLAELKSTEQSWTDALKEFTETSSERILNIIDNLDHYRSCEAAAEYNQTDLDVIEEADIAGDEYDAVGSVTQMDQPISSLAVTRAMVEEAKNEWENTREAVHGLQAVKIGQSIGIFNSNEPKNVHEVNRATNQDLAKLTEWLNQLELERRVANETRTGSGDIPANPNEAGSPDVVPLEDIRARHSAETFSSPLQEEAIVPAAVDDLFPEQRRAFDIVRWHLTGYLWSQDYPTIQPPAQLLMLLIGEGGTGKSRVIQTITQEFKQQGASHMLLKSAYTGIAASLIDGQTTHHIAAISVRNKKQILSPEARIKLGLLWKNVKYLIIDEFSMLSKEFLARLSRHIEIAKLEYDPSAAGQPFGGVNVILGGDLHQFPPVASSSHGALFHPTRLSRENPDEAAVLGRALYERFNTVVKLRKQIRTIDPIWQEFLGRLRQGTVMEKDIKMLKQLVLTNPSYDTTDFGSKEWSEAILITPRHAVRTRWNDAAVGHHCKQTENQLYICAANDTCKGANGRRPLHLHEELVAARGVSDGRGRKGRNEKGGLPDEVYLAIGLKIMVTLNVQTDLDVANGARGTIVAIALDPDEPPIEVGQQKAKLSRLPAYILVKMDRTRAGALRDLSQGTLPIVPVMRTYNIIVPTMQSDGQVSNVRRTVERWQFPITPAYAFTDYRAQGQTIPAVLVDIATPPTGGGLNAANIYVALSRSSGRKTIRLLRDFDENIFAKPIDYNLMKEDERQEELDKKTEHWWTSMERTTQN, from the exons ATGCCAACTAGTCTAATTGACCATTTTTGGAACGAATTAACAACAAAAGAGATTATTGATATCATTTCTAACTGCCCCGATGTTCACCGCCCTACTGTGCATTTCTCAGCATGCGTTCTGAGAGATAAAAGATCAATATTGAATAAACTCCTTCCTCTAAATCCTTATTGGACGGAGGTCCTCCACGCTAAGATTGCAGAAAAGCATCACGCCCATCGCTTGGCACGCGACAAATCACGAACTCAACGGATAGACCGCCAGAGAGTCTCTCGACAAGTAGCTCGTTCAGGTTCTGACTTGGGAGACTTTCTGGACTTACCATCGCCCGAGGAGAGCTTACAGTGCTATCGTAGCTTTTATGATGCCACATCCAACAATGCTCTTTGCAAGACAATCTGCGGTATTTGCGCGCGTTGGCTTAATACACAAAGATATGGATTTCAGAAAATCAAACTCGCCAACATTCAAGCTCCTGAACGACTTTGTCCAAACACGAAGCACCCTTCTCAAGAACTCACTGGGCCGTTAGGGTGCCTCCTAGAACGCCAGGGTTGTACTTGGGataaagaagaaatggatTGGGTTATTGACATGTGCTCTGATTGTTTCAAAGACCTAGAG AAACCATCTCCATTGCCACCAAAGTACTCATTAGCAAATGATCTTTGGATCGGTCCAACGCCATGGGTACTTCAACAACTTACGATTGCCGAACAGCTTTTGATTGCTCATGTGTATCCGCGTGTATTTGTTGTGAAACTTTTTCCGACAGGAACCACAGCTAACGGACTCCCCAATGACCAAATTCAACGGGGAATGCGAGGTAACATAACAAGCTTTGAACTCAACGGACAGGACATCTCGTCGATGATCGAAGGGAACATCATGCCGCGCCCGACGTCAATCTTAGCTAGTGTTTTATCTGTCACAATTATTGGTGTAAAGAAGGTCCCTAGTCCAGCAGCCCTTTACATTTTCAGAGTTTGCCGTCAGATCATTCGAACGGCGCTCCTATGGTTGAGACAACATAATCCAACATATTATAGCCATATTCACCTCGACGAAGTTCGAATTTCAAATCTGCCGGTAGACGACATACCACTTGAAATCCTGGTCAACATCCACCATGAGGAGGACCCTTCAATCATCCATGCCGAGTCAGACGGATATGTGCCCACCGGAGATGAAAATTCTGTGCTTGAACAAACCG ATTTTGTCCCAAGCGCCGAAGTATACGAAGACACTGTAAACGACCCTGATGTAGTTCCGTTACAGTACCTTGGAGTCCATGATAATGATTTAACAAAGGTACCGGCCAATGAGCTTGTAACATGGGGActtcagaatatatgcaactCCGTCAATGATCGGGAGGGTGCTTACGCTGTTCGATATGGTCGTCCTGTTAATACATTTGGTCAGCCCAGAAGAGGGGAAATAGAACAGTCTACAGCGCGAGACAACTACTGGGAGCGCGCATTTCCATTATTATATCCCTATGGACTTGGAGGCATCGAAAGGTCACGCCCAGTAAAATTGTCGTTCATGGATCATGTTCGTTGGTCTCTTACATATCACGATAGAAGGTTTCGCCTTCATAATAGCTTTATTTTCGTGGCCTTTGGAATTCACCAACGCCGGGAGGCACTTGGATCGGTCCGGCTGGTAATGAAACGGGCTGATTTTGAAGCTACAGCCGGAGTATTGTCTACAATAACCCCAAATGACCTTAATAGAGCGGGGGCAGAGGAAAGATTGGGTCAGCCGATATCTAACCCCTCGATTCGACTTTTGAAAAGAAAGATGAACGAAGTCTCAAAGCGTATCCCCGGTTCAGATGCTTCACGACTCAAGCTTAGAAGTCAAATATGGTCAACCTCTCTATATTTGAACCCTCCAACGCTTTGGATTACACTTAACCCGGATGATTTGCATGATCCGATTGCTCAGGTTTTAGCAGGAGAAGAAATAGATCTTGATGCATTTATTAAGACGGCTGGACCTGACAGAGCTCAACGCGCTCGGAACATTGCGAAAGATCCTTTTGCCGCGGGAGAATTTTTCAACACCTTGATCTCCGCAACTCTGGAACACCTATTTGGTATCAAGGTGCAACCTTCCCGTACTTACTCAATAATGGGTGTCCTAGGCCGTGTAAAGGCCTATTTTGGGACAGTCGAATGTCAGGGTCGAGGTACACTGCATTTACACATGCTATTGTGGTTACATAAAGCTCCACCTCCCCGACATCTCAAACAAATGCTCGACACTAAAGAATTTCGAGAAAAGCTTGTTGGGTACTTAAGAGTTAATGTCCGGTCCTATCTGCCAGAACTAGGGACATCGGCACTATTGAAAGCTATTCCAACTAACCCTGAAGTTGGCTATTCGCGACCTCCTCATCCAGACAGTCCACCCAAGGCTCTTCAAGCGCAAACAAGGAACTTAGAACTGGAAGTTGTTCGAACCAAACAAATGCATGGATGCCTCTATAGAAAATGCTTACGCTTCGATAAATATGCTAATCTGGTATGCAAGAGGCGGGCGCCTTGGGATCTGAGTGAGACTGACGAGGTCGACTCCAACG AACAAGAAGTACCCGCTCCACTGGCCGTAACATTCCTAATGGGTTGGGGAGATTCATATCGCTCTCATCAATATGCACCAATTTTCTGGAGCTCCTTTGTGTCATTTATTGCCCAGATCTATCCCGGTCTGGGTGATCGTTCCATAAG CGTAAGAGCCGAAGAGCAATTACAAGAAGATAGGCTGGCGCGGGATAACAATGGAGGACAAAATCTCGGCAGTCTGGAATTTGCCGGGAATACCGATATAAGTGCATCCAATGAACAAAGTTCT GGCCATGCCGAACAGGAATCTGTTCTATTGGTGTTCAATACCAATGGGCAACTTCGTCCACGGTCACAAATCGACGATTACATATATCGCGCACAAGAAGCTAGCCATTACAATGTTCTCGATTATTTTGTTGGGACATACGAGACCGAGAAACAGAGCAAGAAAAAGACTGCATATAATCTGGAAAACGAAGGAGATTTAATCGAACCTCAAATTCAAGAATATCTCCCTGGGTTACCACGTAAGGTTGGCCGCCCATTACACAACCGCCTGGAATACCTACCCGGGCACCCACGTGGGGAGCACTGGGTGCGAGTCGTTCGGCCACAAGAGCATAACACACTCCCTAATATGATTGGCCCTTATTTTCCACGGAGAGCTGATGCTGATCAATCTGATCGTCATGCAGCATGGTGTCTCACACTTCTCAAACCTTGGAGAAGCTTGGCCGAATTGAAATCTACGGAACAGTCATGGACAGATGCGTTAAAAGAATTCACTGAGACTTCTAGCGAGCGAATCCTGAATATCATTGATAATCTGGATCATTACCGCTCGTGCGAAGCAGCTGCCGAATATAATCAAACGGACTTGGATGTTATCGAGGAAGCAGACATAGCGGGAGATGAATATGATGCTGTGGGAAGTGTGACTCAGATGGATCAGCCAATCAGCAGCTTGGCTGTTACGCGGGCGATGGTAGAGGAAGCAAAGAACGAATGGGAAAACACACGAGAGGCAGTCCATGGTTTGCAAGCGGTGAAAATTGGGCAATCGATCGGAATTTTTAACTCGAATGAGCCCAAGAACGTTCACGAAGTCAATCGAGCAACGAATCAGGACCTAGCTAAACTTACGGAATGGCTAAACCAACTTGAGCTAGAACGAAGGGTTGCGAATGAAACGCGTACGGGATCCGGAGATATTCCGGCCAATCCGAATGAAGCTGGTAGCCCCGATGTCGTTCCCTTGGAGGATATCCGAGCTAGGCATTCTGCCGAGACGTTTTCCAGCCCACTTCAAGAGGAAGCGATTGTACCTGCCGCCGTAGATGATCTATTTCCAGAACAAAGGAGAGCCTTCGATATTGTACGTTGGCACCTAACGGGTTATCTTTGGTCGCAAGATTACCCAACTATACAACCTCCGGCTCAATTACTAATGCTGCTGATTGGGGAAGGCGGGACCGGAAAGTCGCGGGTGATACAAACGATTACTCAAGAGTTTAAGCAGCAAGGTGCCAGTCATATGCTGCTTAAATCCGCATATACAG GCATCGCGGCTTCCTTGATCGACGGACAAACTACACACCATATTGCTGCTATATCAGTTAGAAACAAAAAGCAAATCCTTTCCCCAGAGGCAAGGATAAAGCTCGGCCTTTTGTGGAAAAATGTCAAGTATCTCATTATTGACGAATTCTCGATGCTCTCAAAGGAGTTCCTCGCTCGATTATCTCGGCACATCGAAATTGCAAAATTAGAGTATGATCCCTCAGCAGCAGGACAACCCTTCGGTGGAGTTAACGTGATACTGGGCGGCGACCTCCATCAATTCCCCCCAGTAGCATCATCTTCACATGGTGCTTTATTTCATCCGACCAGACTAAGCCGCGAGAATCCAGACGAAGCAGCCGTATTAGGTAGAGCGTTATACGAGAGATTCAACACAGTGGTGAAGCTCCGAAAGCAAATTCGAACGATTGATCCAATATGGCAAGAATTCCTGGGCCGTCTTCGCCAAGGAACAGTTATGGAAAAAGACATCAAGATGCTCAAGCAGTTGGTTTTAACGAATCCATCTTACGATACTACCGATTTTGGCTCAAAGGAATGGAGCGAAGCTATTCTCATTACACCCCGACATGCTGTTCGTACTCGTTGGAACGATGCTGCGGTCGGACACCATTGTAAACAAACTGAAAACCAACTGTACATCTGCGCAGCGAATGACACGTGTAAAGGTGCAAATGGGAGGCGCCCCCTTCATCTCCATGAAGAATTGGTTGCCGCACGCGGTGTTTCAGACGGTAGAGGGCGAAAAGGTCGAAACGAAAAGGGAGGACTTCCAGACGAAGTGTACTTGGCAATTGGATTGAAGATAATGGTGACACTTAATGTTCAAACCGACCTAGACGTAGCAAATGGGGCCCGCGGAACAATAGTTGCAATCGCACTGGACCCAGACGAGCCTCCCATCGAAGTCGGACAACAGAAGGCTAAGCTCTCCCGACTACCAGCTTACATCCTCGTAAAAATGGACAGAACACGAGCAGGTGCATTAAGAGACCTCTCGCAAGGCACTCTACCCATTGTACCGGTTATGCGAACCTACAATATTATTGTCCCTACGATGCAATCGGACGGCCAGGTCAGCAATGTCAGACGGACAGTGGAGCGGTGGCAGTTCCCTATCACACCAGCATACGCGTTTACCGATTATCGAGCGCAAGGTCAAACAATTCCGGCAGTACTTGTAGATATAGCCACACCTCCAACCGGTGGTGGTTTAAATGCGGCCAACATATATGTCGCATTATCTCGAAGCTCTGGAAGGAAGACTATCAGACTGCTCCGAGATTTCGATGAAAACATATTCGCAAAGCCTATAGATTACAACTTAATgaaagaagatgaaaggCAAGAGGAGCTTGACAAGAAGACTGAGCATTGGTGGACAAGCATGGAAAGGACAACTCAAAATTGA
- a CDS encoding DNA replication licensing factor MCM2/3/5 family pretein codes for MFRNLESTTLIAYISYGRTKIHPRLAEEAGNELVTEYVALRKLGADARSSERRITATTRQLESMIRLSEAHARMRFSQLVELEDVKEACRLMREALRTSATDPTTGLLDRRARPGLKREVTRLASELGAGGARAVKWTELQRELAKQSSVGVEASEFNEVVRALESEGGVRIAGERDKRTIQLAGGNA; via the exons ATGTTTCGAAACTTGGAGAGTACAACATTGATTGCATACATTTCTTATGGACGCACAAAAATCCACCCCCGCCTCGCCGAAGAAGCCGGAAACGAACTAGTCACCGAATACGTTGCCCTTCGCAAATTAGGTGCAGACGCGCGCTCTTCAGAACGTCGTATCACTGCCACCACCCGTCAACTAGAGAGCATGATTCGGCTGTCAGAAGCACACGCGCGTATGCGTTTCTCCCAGCTCGTGGAGTTGGAAGACGTAAAGGAAGCCTGTCGACTTATGCGCGAGGCTCTGCGCACAAGCGCGACTGACCCAACTACCGGCTTGCTGGAT CGTCGTGCGCGTCCGGGCCTGAAACGCGAGGTGACGCGGCTTGCGTCTGAACTGGGCGCAGGGGGTGCTCGGGCCGTCAAGTGGACGGAACTACAGCGCGAGCTGGCGAAGCAGAGCTCGGTTGGGGTCGAAGCTTCGGAGTTCAACGAGGTTGTGAGGGCGCTGGAGTCTGAGGGTGGGGTGAGGATTGCTGGGGAGAGGGACAAGAGGACTATTCAGCTTGCTGGTGGTAACGCGTAG